From Gadus macrocephalus chromosome 16, ASM3116895v1:
CTCTCCCTATTCCCTATTTACGGATTATTTGATAGGGACAGATAGCCTACAGTGTTCATACTAGACAAACTGAGAACAGCTATCCGATGTAAGTATccgcagtggttttcaaactgtggggcgcgccagAGTACTttagggggggcgcgacgtgagaaaaaaataaacccgaaaaaaccCCTGATTTTTTTCgggatgattcaaatcatcagtcgtacttcaactgtagaagtaacataactaaatcaattttcaaccgtttatcttcgtgcaaaccatttaacaaatctacacacttgtatcttcaataatatctaaacagaatttcgatatcatttaaaatttcttcagaatcagttttagtttcataccgcttcgttttcagctgttttcattgaagacgtcagcccattctgatacacctatttctagacatcgtaactcattcctttttcaaccgtttaccatcgttcaaaccattaagcaaatctacacacttgtatcttcaattctgtcgaaacggaattttgatagcatttatacttttttcagaatcacagtttcgTTTCAAAcaggcatcgttttcagttgcttataataatttaggtcaccatagcaacgccggtaaacaaaccccgccgaatagtagaatctctggactgaaaaggcagatctgattcgactggcagtttacacaggttaagatgttcaaattaatttaaaaaaggttaagctaaaacatgcttagataaagttgttaaattgtgttaagaaaacGCACAAAGgtgtaatgtttcagaataacgtttaaaatgtttaaaaaatatgtttaaaaaatatgtttcaaaaatatgtttcaaatgtttgggggggggggggggggggggctcagctgaatttttttctctgagggggggctcactctctcacactttgaaaacccctgctatAGTGGATGCTAATTTGCAACACCTGTCCCtgtagatataaagggctcTTTCTAAGGTAACGAAAGACAATTCTTAatttcatgggattatacactaGTTAAAACATACCTTTGGAATATCATATTCAATTTCTTCCAAACCCGTTCCGCTATCTGCCACAAATTGCACCTTTAAAGAAGCTTTAGTTACAATTTGACAGTTGTAAAGAGACAGCAGGGAAGAGAGGACGAAGGAGTGATGACTTTGAGCACTTGCATGTGAGAGTGTGGATATAAACGTGTCTAAACACACATTCGTGGGTTAAAGGTTCAATGAGAGAGTCATGTCACATTTGGATGTTAGAGTATTGCTCAAGTGTTGGATTATTATTACGTAGGATTTGTCACATCCCTTGCAGGCTTGCCACACATTGTCACCATCACAATTTGACGTCTGGTGATGTTTTTACAAGCATAGTGTGCGGGGTGTAGCCAGGACATTATAACTGTGGTGGCCAGTCTTATATTTGGGGTGGCAATTGATTGTCAAGTGCAATGTTTATTCATAACATCAAAATATAACACTTTCAATAAGCATAATAAGTCAAGAGTtagatcaaactaatagtgcatatATTTCGTTTTAGACCGTTTCCGTTcaggattattatttattttttcatactctgggagggggggggggggggggggggtatggctACGCCGCTGACAGCGTGCCATTAACCCCATAGCTGCAAGCAGGcagacagttttttttaatgcGTTTTCCATAACTTATTGTCTGTTCTACAGCGAAAGGATAATAAGGTATATGTCTGCTGATAACATCCATGAGAGCCAGCATATTGTCTAATTGTGGTCTGGTGCAGCTTTACCAATTCTATATACATATAATTTGTTTAATGACGTGGTCTGGACTGCCTTAGTTACAGACTTTTAAATCAATATTTGTTCTGCTTTGTTTGACAAAGATTTACAGTTatatttgcatttacattttacatttagggcatttagcagatgcttttatccaaagcgacttacaatacgtacatttgtcagaagaaagagatacaatataaatctaaatgtaggTGTAGAGCAACTAGACAGCttacatttcaaaaaataaataactaggTATTCAGATTAAAAtcaaaagaggaagaaaaactAGAGTTCCGTTTTTTCTACGAATTGAGTGGTTGTAACCGACATTTTCACATTTCCTGTCATGGGTAGGGTTGGATTTAGCGTGACTCAGTTCGCGTCGTTCAGTTCGacaagaggagtcgttcgcgaatcgtttgtttgtttgttcgttcagttgagtttccggtagcggtgaaacGAATCATGCACGGTTCTCTTTGTCGGTCAGActcagcccctccctccctcgttcgttcagtcgagtttccggtagcggtgaatcgaatcatggaatgcacggttctcagacTCAGCacctccctcgttctcattctcaaacgtcaacattacaactttaaccaaacgcaACAGGATGGGggtgtagttgattattggatgttaGCAAGATAACATATTAACATATtagcaagataatagacttagatttttttagatatatatatatttttttagatttagcaatgatggtgggggtcccgggtggCTCTGATAAACAGAACCCTGTGCAGCCCAAGACTAAAATCTAAATCTAGCTGCCAAAATTAACACTGCCTTCAATAAGAGAGATGGTAGGTtgttaaaaatgaattaaactgtaatcagacaacgcggttatatgctatagaccctaaagtatctgtggtataaaggctgggatgaatttaaaattacaaatatgtaaatgttgaaagtatggaccgtcgcgattcccattgaaaagAATGGCAGTGACTTGTCTTCACAACGAGAGCTGGAaggttgtgaaaaatgcattaaactgtaatcggACAACgcagttatatgctatagaccaggggttttcaaagtgtgagagagtgagccccccctcagagaaaaaaattcagctgaacccccccccccccccaaaatttttttctaaagacctgtgttttgaaagctatcctaattattttacacattttaaacatctctgatcataattttaaaacatttgaaacatatttctgaaacattaaaacatctttgtgcgtttttaaacacatttcttaacacaatttatgaactttatctaagcatgttttagcttaaccttttttaaatacatttgaacatcttaatctgtgtaaactgccagtttacacagattcattcagggtccccgactctgaattttcagagtcgaatcagatctgctttttcagtccagagattcgactattcggcggggtttgtttaccggtgttgctatggtgacctaaattattataagcaactgaaaactatgccgatttgaaactaaaactgtgattctgaaaaaagtataaatgctatcaaaattccgtttcgatagtattgaagatacaagtgtgtagatttgttcaatggtttgaactatggtaaacggtcgaaaaatgaatgagttacgatgtctagaagtagttgtatcagaatgggctgacgtcttcaatgaaaacagcagaaaacgaagcggtatgaaactaaaactgtgattctgaagaaattttaaatgatatcgaaattctgtttagatattattgaagatacaagtgtgtagatttgttaaatggtttgcacgaagataaacggttgaaaatcgaTTTAGTtaggttacttctacagttgaagtacgattgatgatttgaatcatcgactttcaggtttttcttcgggtttatttttttctcacgtcgcgccccccctgaagaactctggcgccccccaggggggggcgccccacagtttgaaaaccactgctatagaccctagagtatctgtggtataaaggctgggacgaatttcaaatgacaaatatgtacactttatgttgcgagtatagaccgtcccgattcccattaaaacgaatggcgcggtgactagtcttcacaacgagagctggtaGGTTGTCTAAAACGAATTacactgtaatcagacaacatgattatatgctatagaccctagagtatatgtggtataaaggctgggaggtatttcaaatgataaatatgtacactttatgttgaaagtataccGTCGCGGTTcgcattgaaacgaatggcgcggtgactaGTCGTGAAAAATGTGGCATAAAGGTTGTGAAAAATGTGgcataaaggctgggacgaatttcgaattataaatttgtataatgtaggcctatcctTTAAATACGTCCATGCAACAGATGGCCATTGTGAATAATAGCTCGCTCACTAAGCCCATTGGTTTTTTCCCCAAGAAACCGGTTCATTTCTGTCTCTCATTGGCTAAAATTCAACGAGAGCGTCCTAGACTCAGTCCTAGAACAGCATACGATTGGTCGGTCCCTCCTCACCACTCACACAGTGAGTGAACGAACTGTCAGCGAGTCAGCAAGGGGGTCTGGGAGAAGAcgagtctgagaacgaacgagacgaacgagagagaggaaacagttCAGTTCGTTcatcttcattcattcacactgaTTCATTTGCGACCGAGCCAACTCTAGTCTTTGGTATTTGGCACAtttcgaatcgcccctgcctgcttcacaatggctggttATGGGTATTCACAAAGCTGTCCTTaaacaaccctaaacgttcgttttcagaaatgtgcaactcaccgagtggtatcatagcgaaatacagtttctgtcgtgttttatttggcattttgtaaatccattgatttcggttggaaaACTCATTGCTCCTTGACCAGAAACGGAAAAGCgggctggttgtagtcttttcgctccaTTCTTGCCCTACTATtgagacggagaaccgagcgaaaagactacaaccccCCTGGATGCTGCCGTGATCTTCTCCTCTAGCAGCAAGAGGAAGGAACATTTGCGCAGATATTTTTCTCCTCTGCGAATCTCGCAGCGTTGGCaaatttgtaaaaaaaacaatacacatttCGGCATTTAAAATGCCTTGTAATGTGCGTAAGTAATGCATTACTTTTGTAACGCTTTACTCccaacactgttgttattgttagctacattagcctctttagcaaactaGCTCGAAAACAAGCAACAAAACTTTCCATTGTATTGCACTCACAGCAAGACTTTgtaatgcataaattggtgatcGGGTTAAAGCAGCAATGTAATCAAATATGTAAGtgcatttaaaatcaacattaaaacGACCAACGTGgtaaaaatacaaagaaaaataaattcaTTACGGGCACAGCCATATTTGTTCGTCGAGTCGTACGGTTTTCCCACTTTGCAACTGGTGAACTGGATCTAGAACCCGGCATAAATGCATTGGTTAGGTCGGAATTCCAACTGAAGGACGTGAGAGTGTGATAGTTTGTCTCATCCGGATCAGCTTCCTGAGCTTCCCCAACAGGAGCTCTCGGAAATGGTCTCCCATGAAGAAGTAGAAGACGGGGTTGATCACGCTGTGGAAGAACGCCACCGGCCTGGTCACGATATACAGCGCCTTGATGTGCACCCTGCTGCACTGGCTCAGCCCTGCCCAATCCGCACTGGCCGCGATCTGCACATTCCGCATCACATGGTACGGCGTGTAGAGCACCAGGAACATGACCGCCGCCGCACGGACCACGCGCAGAGGCCGGCCGTACGCGGTTTTCTGGCGCTGCAGCGCCTCCTCCTGGCTGCGCAGCAGAAGCGTAATCCTGTGCGAGAAGACGCAGATCCCCACCAGGGGCAGGATGTAGCCGGTCAGTGTCAGCCCCAGGCTGTAGCCCAGCGTGTCCAGGTCCGCCTTCAGGCTGGCAAAGTCCTTGCAGATGCTCCAGTTGCCCCTTTGGTGGTCCTGGATCATGAGGGAGATCATGGGCGCCACTTGGACGTTGACGGCCAGCCAGCTCAGGCCCGTCACCACCAGCGCCGCCCTGCAGGTCAGGAGGGAGTGCAACTTGCTGGGATGCATGACGAGCAGCAGGCGGTCCATGCTGATCCACACCATGAAGAGGATGGAGGAGTAGAGGTTGACGTGCAGGATGTAGCGGTTGATGATGCACATGTAGGGGTTGGTCTCTGATTTGCCGTTGGCATACAGGTAGGAGAGGCGTGGGAGTGTGCACAGGAAGACGAGGTCAGAGGCGGCCAGGTTGAAGAGGTAAACATTAATGCTGCCCCATTTAGGCAGACAGAAGACGTATCCGATGACAACCAGCAGGTTGCCAAGGAAACCGACGCAAAACTCGACCCCGTAGGAAGGTGAGAGGTAGTATTTCTCCAGGAGGTCGTCCACAGGCAAGCAATTATACCCctgaaggaaggagga
This genomic window contains:
- the LOC132474886 gene encoding succinate receptor 1-like translates to MGYNCLPVDDLLEKYYLSPSYGVEFCVGFLGNLLVVIGYVFCLPKWGSINVYLFNLAASDLVFLCTLPRLSYLYANGKSETNPYMCIINRYILHVNLYSSILFMVWISMDRLLLVMHPSKLHSLLTCRAALVVTGLSWLAVNVQVAPMISLMIQDHQRGNWSICKDFASLKADLDTLGYSLGLTLTGYILPLVGICVFSHRITLLLRSQEEALQRQKTAYGRPLRVVRAAAVMFLVLYTPYHVMRNVQIAASADWAGLSQCSRVHIKALYIVTRPVAFFHSVINPVFYFFMGDHFRELLLGKLRKLIRMRQTITLSRPSVGIPT